Within Oncorhynchus nerka isolate Pitt River linkage group LG8, Oner_Uvic_2.0, whole genome shotgun sequence, the genomic segment agtgttagctagctacatagttgtctttgctgtcttcgtacccaagataattgtgtagtttagagtgtgtagttttatgtcgtccttaacataggagactctgctagctagccaacagctagccaacgtctaccgaacagaacttctgcactcaacaatccggtcgcatttcgcttcgctccacaggtagtatcacatttttcatttcatttcattacagtacaacggcttgatttgtttgatcgtagctagctacatagctagctacatagccgtctttgtatcaaagataattgtgtagtctagagcgatttcctaggttagttagccagctattgtcgttcttttacgcaacgtaacgtaatcaacactgctagctagccagctagccccgaatagcagcacagtagaaactattacactcaacggaacgacttgattagtgtagtgtcaacaacgcagccaatgccaactagcctacttagtcaacaacgcagcctctgccagctagcctacttcagcagtactgtatcattttaatcattttagtcaataagattcttgctacgtaagcttaactctctgaacactcgtgacgtgtagtccacttgtcattccaatctcctttgcattagcgtagcctcttgtgtagcctgtcaactatgtgtctgtctatccctgttctctcctctctgcacagaccatacaaacgctccacaccgcgtggccgcggccacctaatctggtggtcccagcgcgcacgacccacgtggagttccaggtctccggtagcctctggaactgccgatctgcggccaacaaggcagagttcatctccgcctatgtctccctccagtccctcgacttcttggcactgacggaaacatggatcaccacagacaacactgctactcctactgctctctcttcgtctgcccacgtgttctcgcacaccccgagagcttctggtcagcggggtggtggcaccgggatcctcatctctcccaagtggtcattctctctttctccccttacccatctgtctatcgcctcctttgaattccatgctgtcacagttaccagccctttcaagcttaacatccttatcatttatcgccctccaggttccctcggagagttcatcaatgagcttgatgccttgataagctcctttcctgaggacggctcacctctcacagttctgggcgactttaacctccccacgcctacctttgactcattcctctctgcctccttctttccactcctctcctcttttgacctcaccctctcaccttccccctactcacaaggcaggaaatacgctcgacctcatctttactagatgctgttcttccactaacctcgttgcaactcccctccaagtctccgaccactaccttgtatccttttccctctcgctctcatccaacacttcccacactgcccctactcggatggtatcgcgccgtcccaaccttcgctctctctccccgctactctctcctcttccatcctatcatctcttccctctgctcaaaccttctccaacctatctcctgattctgcctcctcaaccctcctctcctccctttctgcatcctttgactctctatgtcccctatcctccaggccggctcggtcctcccctcccgctccgtggctcgacgactcattgcgagctcacagaacagggctccgggcagccgagcggaaatggaggaaaactcgcctccctgcggacctgacatcctttcactccctcctctctacattttcctcttctctctctgctgctaaagccactttctaccactctaaattccaagcatctgcctctaaccctaggaagctctttgcaaccttctcctccctcctgaatcctcctccccctcccccctcctccctctctgcagatgacttcgtcaaccattttgaaaagaaggtcgacgacatccgatcctcgtttgctaagtcaaacgacaccgctggttctgctcacactgccctaccctgtgctctgacctctttctccctctctctccagatgaaatctcgcgtcttgtgacggccggccgccctacaacctgcccgcttgaccctatcccctcctctcttctccagaccatttctggAGACctcctccttacctcacctcgctcatcaactcatccctgaccgctggctacgtcccttccgtcttcaagagagcgagagttgcaccccttctgaaaaaacctacactcgatccctccgatgtcaacaactacagaccagtatcccttctttcttttctctccaaaactcttgaacgtgccgtccttggccagctctcccgctatctctctcagaatgaccttcttgatccaaatcagtcaggtttcaagactagtcattcaactgagactgctcttctctgtatcacggaggcgctccgcactgctaaagctaactctctctcctctgctctcatccttctagacctatcggctgccttcgatactgtgaaccatcagatcctcctctccaccctctccgagttgggcatctccggcgcggcccacgcttggattgcgtcctacctgacaggtcgctcctaccaggtggcgtggcgagaatccgtctccacaccacgtgctctcaccactggtgtcccccagggctctgttctaggccctctcctattctcgctatacaccaagtcacttggctctgtcataacctcacatggtctctcctatcattgctatgcagacgacacacaattaatcttctcctttcccccttctgatgaccaggtggcgaatcgcatctctgcatgtctggcagacatatccgtgtggatgacggatcaccacctcaagctgaacctcggcaagacggagctgctcttcctcccgggaaggactgcccattccatgatctcgccatcacggttgacaactccattgtgtcctcctcccagagcgctaagaaccttggcgtgatcctggacaacaccctgtcgttctcaactaacatcaaggcggtggcccgttcctgtaggttcatgctctacaacatccgcagagtacgaccctgcctcacacaggaagcggcgcaggtcctaatccaggcacttgtcatctcccgtctggattactgcaactcgctgttggctgggctccctgcctgtgccattaaaccctacaactcatccagaacgccgcagcccgtctggtgttcaaccttcccaagttctctcacgtcaccccgctcctccgctccctccactggcttccagttgaagctcgcatccgctacaagaccatggtgcttgcctacggagctgtgaggggaacggcacctcagtacctccaggctctgatcaggccctacacccaaataagggcactgcgttcatccacctctggcctgctcgcctccctaccactgaggaagtacagttcccgctcagcccagtcaaaactgttcgctgctctggccccccaatggtggaacaaactccctcacgacgccaggacagcggagtcaatcaccaccttccggagacacctgaaaccccacctctttaaggaatacctaggataggataaagtaatccctctcaccccccctccccctgaaaagatttagatgcactactgttccactggaggtcataaggtgaatgcaccaatttgtaagtcgctctggataagagcgtctgctaaatgacttttaaaaaaaaatgtaagggagttaaggcaataaataggccatggtggcgaagtaattacaatatggcaattaaacactggaatggtagatgtgcaaaagatggatgtgcaagtagagataatgtggtgcaaaaggagcaaaataaataggagcaaaataaataaatacagtatgaggatgaggtagatagatgggctgtatacagatgggctatgaacaggtgtagtgatctgtgagctgctctgacagacagttcttaaagctagtgagggagatggggaatctccagcttcagtgatttttgcagttccttccagtcagtggcagcagagaactggaaggaaaggcgaggaattggctttgggggtgaccagtgagataaacctgctggagcgcgtgctactagtgagtgctgctatggtgaccagcgagctgaaatagggcggggctttacctagcagagacttgtagataacctttagccagtgggtttagcgacgagtatgaagcgagggccagccaacgagagcgtataggtcgcagtggtgagtagtgtatggggctttggtggcaaaacagatggcactgtgatagacaacatccagtttgctgagtagagtgttggaggctattttatagatgacatcgccgaagtcaaggattggtaggatggtcatttttacaagggtatgttggcagcatgagtgaaggaagctttgttgcgaaataggaagccgattctagatttaatttttgattggagatgcttaatgtgagtctggaaggagagtttacagtctagccagacacctaggtatttgtagttatccacgtattctaagtcagagctgtccagagtagtgatgctggatgggcgggcaggtgcgggcaatgatcgtttgaatagcatgcattgttttatttgcgtttaagagcagttggaggccacaaaaggagagttgtatggcattgaagctcgtctggaggttagttaacacagtgtccaaagaagggccagaagtctacagaatggtgtcgtctgcgtagaggtggatcagagaatcaccagcagcaagagcgacatcattgatgtatacagagaagagagtcggcccgacgagaactgaaccctgtgtcacccccatagagactggcagaggtccggacaacaggccctcccgatttggcgaggcaatcatttgagaaaccaaggctgttgagtctgccaataagaatgtggtgattgacagagccgaaagccttggccaggtcgatgaatacagctgcaaaTTACTGTGGAACAGTGTAGTAGCAAGCCTCTGTATTCTATGTTACCCAGAATGGAACTATTATATCATATTAGAAACCACATGAACACATATTTGCATTAATCCCTagtgagagtggggagagagaggtggcatTTTAGAGTGGATTAGGCTACATTACTGTGCGGCATCTGACAGTGCTTGTTAAAGTGGAACCCTATTGGGTCTAAAATGCCACCCCTTCAGGTGTCTTACAGATATTAACACCAATAAGATAGCAGTCTCGTTGACTGCTCCATCTAGTGGTAATGCTACAGCCTCTGACACACATCTATGGTGTCAGTGTATATTTGAATCTGGCATAGTGCCCCTTAGATGCAAGCTCTGTTTCTCTTTCCAtactgtcctcctctctttctgtttaaaacatatatatacgTCAAAGAGAAAAATATGATAGTCTTACTTCCAGTGCAAAGGAACAATCTCTTCAGAGAGCAGTCTCTATTGTCCAGGGAGGAGTGTTCAGTCTCTATTGTTCAGAGAGGAGTGTTAAGTCTCTATTGTCCAGGGAGGAGTGTTCAGTCTCTATTGTCCAGAGAGGAGTGTTCAGTCTCTATTGTCCAGAGAGGAGTGTTCCGTCTCTATTGTCCAGAGAGGAGTGTTCAGTCTCTATTATCCAGAGAAGAGTGTTCAGTCTCTATTGTCCAGAGAGGAGTGTTCAGTCTCTATTGTCCAGAGAGGAGTGTTCAGTCTCTATTGTCCAGAGAGGAGTGTTCAGTCTCTATTGTCCAGAGAGGAGTGTTCAGTCTCTATTGTCCAGAGAGGAGTGTTCAGTCTCTATTGTCCAGAGAGGAGTGTTCAGTCTCTATTGTCCACAGAGGAGTGTTCAGTCTCTATTGTCCAGAGAGGAGTGTTCAGTCTCTATTGTCCAGAGAAGAGTGGTCAGTCTCTATTGTCCACAGAGGAGTGTTCAGTCTCTATTGTCCACAGAGGAGTGTTCAGTCTCTATTGTCCAGAGAGGAGTGTTCAATCTCTATTGTCCAGAGAGGAGTGTTAAGTCTCTATTGTCCAGGGAGGAGTGTTCAGTCTCTATTGTCCAGAGAGGAGTGTTAAGTCTCTATTGTCCAGAGAGGAGTGTTCAGTCTCTATTGTCCAGAGAGGAGTGTTCAGTCTCTATTGTCCAGAGAGGAGTGTTCAGTCTCTATTGTCCAGAGAGGAGTGTTCAGTCTCTATTGTCCAGAGAGGAGTGTTCAGTCTCTATTGTCCAGAGATGAGTGTTCAGTCTCTATTGTCCAGAGAGGAGTGTTCAGTCTCTATTGTCCACAGAGGAGTGTTCAGTCTCTATTGTCCAGAGAGGAGTGTTCAGTCTCTTGTCCACAGAGGAGTGTTCAGTCTCTTGTCCACAGAGGAGTGTTCAGTCTCTATTGTCCACAGAGGAGTGTTCAGTCTCTATTGTCCAGAGAGGAGTGTTAAGTCTCTATTGTCCAGAGAGGAGTGTTCTGTCTCTATTGTCCAGAGAGGAGTGTTAAGTCTGTCAATGGCACTTACAGGTCAGATGGAGGCAGTTACTACCACCCAGTTGAGGCCGAAATCCTGTGCTCAGTATTACAATATTAGATTGATTTACACGAAAGCATTAAGGATATAGTATATAAGCATTAACACCCATATGGGTCGACTGCTCAGGTGTCACTGAAGGACTCATCCCTTTTGCTGGCTAAAGAAGAGGTCAGGGGCTGCATCTGGGAAAAATAGATTTGAGCTTATGGTTTACAGAGCAGTGTTGCATAAACACAGCCCATCAGTGCAATAGTGTGTCAACATTACAGATGTCACAGACATCTCACCCCAATGAAAAGTTGTTTTCTGAGATACCAGGTTCATTGTTGCTGACAGTTGAGATGGACTCCTTCAGTCCTGCTGAAAATATTGATAACATGGATTTAGACTAGACACCACTTAATACCTCTCAAATAATAAGGATACATTATGACCATTTTAATAGCCTTTGATTCATCACTCAATGCACTTTCTACGAAGAATAAAATTCCACACTGATCAAATGCTAAATGGATGTTTATGCAGAAAGTACAAAAATAACAATTACATTCTAACTAAATCACGTTCTCAAACAGTACAGTACACGTTCTCAAACAGTACAGTACACGTTCTCAAACAGTACAGTACACGTTCTCAAACAGTACAGTACACGTTCTCAAACAGTACAGTACACGTTCTCAAACAGTACAGTACACGTTCTCAAACAGTACAGTACACGTTCTCAAACAGTACAGATCACGTTCTCAAACAGTACAGTACACGTTCTCAAACAGTACAGTACACGTTCTCAAACAGTACAGATCACGTTCTCAAACAGTACAGTACACGTTCTCAAACAGTACAGTACACGTTCTCAAACAGTACAGATCACGTTCTCAAACAGTACAGTACACGTTCTCAAACAGTACAGTACACGTTCTCAAACAGTACAGTACACGTTCTCAAACAGTACAGATCACGTTCTCAAACAGTACAGATCACGTTCTCAAACAGTACAGTACACGTTCTCAAACAGTACAGTACACGTTCTCAAACAGTACAGATCACACAGGAGTTATACTATATTTTCAGTTAATAACTTTAACTTTACCTTTCTTTACTCTGTTTTTAAATAGTTAAagtattacagtacattacagtcaAATAACAATGCTTATAAGTTTGTATATGTAAGTAGAGTATCATTAAGCAATATCATGTAATAGAGATTATAATAATAagttaatagtagtaataatattaataatcgTAGTGTAATAATATAATGAATTGAAATACAGGTTCCTTCCAGACCATGAGTGTGGTAGTCTCTCTGGCAGATCAGTGTGGTCTGTCTGCAGACGGTCCATAATGACATGGAGAGCCCTCTAGTGGAGATCTGTTGAAACATCACACACAGGATTAGAGGACATCAATGTACAGTATCTTATATGACCAGGCCTTGCCATTATGTTTTGGCTCATTCTAAAGACTTACTAGTAGAGTGAGTCTAGACTGTAGAAGGAGAGAGTTAAAGGGAGTAAAGAGCAATTCAGATAGTAGCCAGCTGTGGAGAGGTTGTGTCTGGGATGTATGTTGAGCCTCAATAGGGAGGTATAATCAGAGCATTGCATAACGTAATTCAATGCATAAATCTGACATGAGAGTCGAGACAGTAAATCTCTATTCTGCAGTAAACCATGACTCTTCTAAGTAATAATTGTCTATATGCAAAGTTCTGAATGTTCCACCCCACTGAAAAAGTCCCAAAATAGGAGTTCCAAAGTTGAGCAACCCACCTTGACAGATGAAGGGTAATTCCTGATGACAGGAAGCATCCAGCCACTTCAGTTCTCTGTTACCATCCCGGACCATCTTACCACAGTGGTAATTGATGGGGTTGAGGGGGAAGCAGCTGTGCCACTCTCTGTACTTCACCACCTTATCAACATCACCACTGGTCCACAGCCAGGGGGCGCTCCACTCAAAGATGGACCGCTCCAGACCAATCCACACCCCCCCACATGGCAGCTCCACATTGGCCAGGAGCTGGGTCAAGTCAGTCTGCACAGTCTGGTTGGTGATGTGCACCAGGTTGGAGCGACGACTTTTACAGAACTCCAGGGCATTGATCCAGCTCTTGGACTCGTTGAAGTAGTGCAGGTAATCTGCATGGACAAGAAACAAACATGAAATTGCACAAATGTTAATGGAAGTGCACTAACACAAAACCACAAATTCTCTCAAGGACTTGTCTGTCATTAAAAGCCTAACAACTGTCACTTGTACACATTTGTGCAGATTGGTACAGAATGTAGCTCCATGTCTGACACTCACCAGGATGGAGTGGAGAAGTTGTACTACTGGGGGAGGATGTGGGCTTCCTGTCTGGGGAGGTGGGACCTAATGAGGTCAGTTGTCCACTGGAAGTtgaggtggtggactgtccaatagtagtggtagttggtgttgtggtggactgtccaatagtagtggtagttggtgaggtggtggactgtccattagtggtggtagttggtgaggtggtggactgtccatTAGTGGTTGTagttggtgaggtggtggactgtccattagtggtggtagttggtgtggtggtggactgtccattagtagtagtaggtagtaaAGTGGTAGTTGTTGTGGTGGACGTCTTGATAGAGGGAGGTCCAGTTAAAGTAGGGCTGGTGGTTTCAGGGGTAACAGGAGTGGTCGAATCCCCAGTGGTGTTAAGTGGATGTTCGTCTGTCACAATGAAGTAGAATACATATACATTTAAGTACATTTGAAGTTtcctgtcatttttatcattgATACAAAAACAATGTACTTCTAGTAAACTAGGATTTTCTTTGTGGAGATTATATACAATTTAGTCATATCACTGACTGTTTGAAAAGTTTGAAAACGCTCTTACAATGTTGAACTCACCTCCATAGCAAAAGAAAGCACTTTGATTAGAGCAATCTTTTGGAGTACATTTTCTGTCTGAGTTCAGCTGTTGACAGTTTCCACCTACCGAGGTAGGTTCACTTTCCTGAAATGGTTCTCTGTTTGACCATTCCCATTGTTTATTGTTGTGCTTAAGTCCAATCCAGGTTTCCCCTGTAGTCAACTCATCAAAGGCTTCCTGTTCTTTCTGGTTACAGATACTCGCCAGTTCTCTGCCTTTTATTGTCTTGCAGTCTGTCACAGCATCCTGCCACATCGTTGCCCCAGGCATCAGCTCATACACCTTCTCTGTTGTTCCATTACCATGACGAACTTACAGGAGGAAAGGTGAAAAGTGACACATCTGATTTCATGAGGCAGTTAATGACTAAACACAATAAGAAATAAACTTGGAAGTTACAGATGATTAATTAATAAAGTGTTGAGATCTGATTAGATGAAGAATACAGTATTAGGGTAGGGGTTGTTAAATCAATCAGTCAATCCCATTTGTTAAATGACAAGTTGGATTTTCCATTGAAAGAAAGAGACAGTGAGTGAGTTAGTCAGTCCTTACCTCGTTGACACATATACTGCATTTGAGATACACAAGTCACTGGTTGCCAATGAGATGAAGTAGACAAGACACAGTCATGACCCTCAGTGTGCACACCAAAACCTTTTTCCCAGTTAAAGAACATGAAGTCCTGTCCATCAGACCACTTCCACTTTTCAGTTGGACCAGACCTATGGAGCCCAATCCACACATCACCACTGAAATCACCCAAAGAGGATTTAATTGCATTCCAATCCTCTTCTGTGTGTATGATGGACAggtttgtgtagtgttgtctgcagTATTCTTGTGCTTCGGTCCAGTTTTTCTTCTCAGGGACGAGGCTGTACTTCTTGACTGAGTAGGTGACTGTTTGAAATACAGAGGAAATGTTTATCAGACTGCTTGTTGTGTTGATTGGAAAACATGACCATCTTCAGCTTCCACTATTTATAATAAAATATAGGAAACACATACTGTTTTATAGCAGAGTAAAAAAGACATGACAGAGGCAAattcatacatttgcaaaactcATTCAATCCTCCAACCAATTTGTTTTATGAATATGGACGTGTCCTGTGCATCAATGACTAAAAGTGAACACATAGTAGTGATAGTATTCTATctaagatatccctctagtggtgtgggggctgtgctttggcaaagtgggtggggttatatccttcctgtttggccctgtccgggggtgtcctcggatggggccacagtgtctcctgacccctcctgtctcagcctccagtatttatgctgcattagtttatgtgtcggggggctagggtcagtttgttatatctggagtacttctcctgtcctattcgatgtcctgtgtgaatctaagtgtgcgttctctaattctctccttctctctttctttctctctctcggaggacctgagccctaggaccatgccccaggactacctgacatgatgactccttgctgtccccagtccacctggccatgctgctgctccagtttcaactggcctgggccctaggaccatgtcccaggactacctgacatgatgactccttgctgtccccagtccacctggccatgctgctgctccagtttcaactgttctgccttactattattcaaccatgctggtcatttatgaacatttgaacatcttggccacgttctgttataatctccacccggcacagccagaagaggactggccaccccacatatgctctctctaattctctctttctttctctctctcggaggacctgagccctaggaccgtgccccaggactacctgacatgatgactccttgctgtccccagtccacctgactgtgctgctgctccagtttcaactgttctgccttattattattcgaccatgctggtcatttatgaacatttgaacatcttggtcatgttctgttataatctctacccggcacagccagaagaggactggccaccccacatagcctggttcctctctaggtttcttcctaggttttggcctttctagggagtttttcctagccaccgtgcttttacacctgcattgtttgctgtttggggttttaggctgggtttctgtacagcactttgagatatcagctgatgtacgaagggctatataaataaatttgatttgatttgatttgatatagagtTTACACATCATTGGTCTGAAACGGCTCTCTTCAAAGAGCTCTGATGCTGGATTGATGACGTTCAATAAGTTACACCTTCAACAGAGATGATGGAATCAacagaaacacaacatgacagagtTTGATATCCATGTCAATGTTACCCTGTTTAAGAGGGCCTATTAACAAAGTCTACCTCTGTGATTATTAGATATTGGCTAGATATTCAATGGCCAAAACAAATGATGAATCAAGTCATGTCATTGTATGTACTCACCTTTACCACTGCAGTTTCTCAGAGAGTAGCCTGAGGTTGCATGTTGGAGGTGCTGTATTGTAATTTCAGGCGTATGACCAGTTGAGGCCTTCAGGAAACATTTGTTTCTGTGGGATAAATATCACAAAAAATGTGGTAGTAGTTATCAGAATGGTGCTGATTCAAAAATGATATTGCTGCCTTTATTTGCCCAAGCataaaaaaatataatttttgaGCATTTACCTGTGGACTATTATTCCTGTGTTTTCATCAACAAATGTGAAGTACTGGCATGTGTCATTTTTGGTGCATTCCTGCCTGCACTGACTTGCATTTTCGATTGTAAATGGCTGATTCGCAATATTGTTCCCCAGAAAATGGACTTCGTCCAGTAGGTCCCTCACACAACCTGTAACCAAGACATACTGTATTTCACCACACAGACCATCAGAAAGGGACACAGGATAAAGATAAACTAGGCAGCAAAAGGATATTACCAGTAGTGCAGACTTTGTTCGTGTTAAgggattttttaaaatcaataatgactaattatgtatacatttcaatcaggactgactaatcagaatactattatgttactgtatagatgtatgaattttcttttaatcctagtactgaatataatgtgtgtaattataatcaagaattagaacaatgactgtatgttccttggtagaaacgaatgaacttatcgtcagactggctagaatgcttatctacacaggaaGACCTTGGCTCGGTCATAAATGATCTAAATTGGTGGGAGACGATGTAGGAAAGCTTgagaactatactgccattgtaccggagtggaggagagatgggacagTTTGAAacctaatgacgtcattttcagtttataacttGTTGTAAATTGTAtcatgttcagtactctcgagaataaacgctggtgcttgattttgagactggtctccgcccattttatgcaaataagtttCTTACAAATCCTTAGAAATGGGCTGAGTGTATTaattt encodes:
- the LOC115133062 gene encoding uncharacterized protein LOC115133062; its protein translation is MIQPVLLLLLLAAMSSPVFGTEVSVLEGNYVTLVCTYLGDKKLETCWDRTCGTFQCTDPIMEDQSKYNINAEVGTVNLTILKLQPTDRGSYCCKVYVPGSGWFNDLKQFYSLRVVKGCVRDLLDEVHFLGNNIANQPFTIENASQCRQECTKNDTCQYFTFVDENTGIIVHRNKCFLKASTGHTPEITIQHLQHATSGYSLRNCSGKVTYSVKKYSLVPEKKNWTEAQEYCRQHYTNLSIIHTEEDWNAIKSSLGDFSGDVWIGLHRSGPTEKWKWSDGQDFMFFNWEKGFGVHTEGHDCVLSTSSHWQPVTCVSQMQYMCQRVRHGNGTTEKVYELMPGATMWQDAVTDCKTIKGRELASICNQKEQEAFDELTTGETWIGLKHNNKQWEWSNREPFQESEPTSVGGNCQQLNSDRKCTPKDCSNQSAFFCYGDEHPLNTTGDSTTPVTPETTSPTLTGPPSIKTSTTTTTTLLPTTTNGQSTTTPTTTTNGQSTTSPTTTTNGQSTTSPTTTTNGQSTTSPTTTTIGQSTTTPTTTTIGQSTTSTSSGQLTSLGPTSPDRKPTSSPSSTTSPLHPDYLHYFNESKSWINALEFCKSRRSNLVHITNQTVQTDLTQLLANVELPCGGVWIGLERSIFEWSAPWLWTSGDVDKVVKYREWHSCFPLNPINYHCGKMVRDGNRELKWLDASCHQELPFICQDLH